In Anaerolineales bacterium, a genomic segment contains:
- a CDS encoding methionine gamma-lyase (catalyzes the formation of methanethiol and 2-ocobutanoate from L-methionine), whose amino-acid sequence MYQYLPNHSIGTLAIHVGEDENPHHSHVSPIYQTSTFNFTDVATGAGIVARTEPGYYYTRLANPNLDQLAQKIAYMEGLDLLRAQPGVQPADLVAGQVFSSGMAAITAVLLSKVKAGDTIVAQEAVYSATFTFLKDIAPSLGIQVSWVHDTSPSSWVSAFDQHPNAKLAYAETPANPTMAVVELKPLAELAHQHGAWLAVDNTFASPYCQRPLSLGADIVMHSTTKFLSGHGTLTGGAVVSSHPAYIHDELFKFVKILGGIPSPFDAWLANLGLKTFELRMQRHCENALQVAHFLSSHPAVAEVHYPGLEGDPGHEIATRQMHAYGGMLSFELKGGMQAGIRLMERVKLATLAVSLGMVDTLIEHPASMTHGPVAKADRLNQGITDGLVRLSVGVENLADILADLEQGLR is encoded by the coding sequence ATGTACCAATATTTGCCCAACCACAGCATCGGCACCCTGGCCATCCACGTCGGGGAAGATGAAAACCCTCACCACAGCCACGTGAGCCCCATCTATCAGACTTCCACGTTCAATTTCACGGATGTTGCCACGGGGGCCGGGATCGTCGCCCGGACAGAGCCCGGATATTACTACACCCGCCTGGCCAACCCCAACCTCGACCAGCTGGCCCAAAAAATCGCTTATATGGAAGGACTGGATCTGCTGCGTGCACAGCCAGGTGTGCAGCCTGCCGATCTGGTGGCCGGTCAGGTTTTCAGCTCGGGGATGGCGGCTATCACGGCCGTCCTTCTGTCAAAAGTAAAAGCCGGCGATACCATCGTGGCACAGGAAGCGGTATACAGCGCCACGTTCACATTCCTTAAGGATATCGCTCCCAGCCTGGGTATCCAGGTGAGCTGGGTGCACGACACCAGCCCCTCCAGCTGGGTATCTGCCTTTGACCAACACCCCAACGCTAAACTGGCATATGCAGAGACCCCAGCTAACCCGACCATGGCGGTGGTGGAGCTTAAGCCCCTGGCCGAGCTGGCCCACCAGCACGGTGCCTGGCTGGCGGTGGATAATACCTTCGCCTCCCCCTACTGCCAGAGGCCGCTCAGCCTGGGGGCGGATATCGTGATGCATTCCACCACCAAGTTCCTTTCGGGGCATGGCACACTCACCGGCGGGGCAGTGGTCAGCTCGCACCCAGCCTATATCCACGATGAGCTATTCAAATTCGTGAAGATCCTGGGCGGTATCCCCAGCCCCTTCGACGCCTGGCTGGCAAACCTGGGGCTGAAGACCTTTGAGCTGCGCATGCAGCGCCACTGTGAGAATGCCTTACAGGTGGCACACTTCCTGTCGAGCCACCCGGCGGTGGCGGAAGTGCATTATCCGGGCCTGGAAGGTGACCCCGGGCACGAGATCGCCACACGGCAGATGCACGCCTATGGCGGCATGCTGTCTTTCGAGCTCAAGGGTGGCATGCAAGCAGGGATACGGCTGATGGAACGTGTTAAGCTGGCCACCCTGGCTGTTTCATTGGGTATGGTGGACACACTGATCGAGCACCCAGCCAGCATGACCCACGGGCCGGTAGCAAAGGCAGACCGCCTGAACCAGGGTATCACAGATGGGCTGGTACGCCTTTCGGTGGGGGTTGAAAACCTGGCCGACATCCTGGCAGACCTGGAACAGGGCCTGAGGTGA